A window of Deltaproteobacteria bacterium genomic DNA:
ACGCACTGATCGATACGTCCAACCGGATCGTTCTGAAACGCTACGTGCAGACGCGAGGGAAACCGATTCAGGTGACGCAGGACCTGTTGAAAACCGTGCTCGAAGAAGCAGGACCCTACGTACGTATTGTGGGGGCCGCGACTACGGGTTCCGGCCGTAACGTGGTGGGCGATTTCACCAATGCGGATGTCATCATCGATGAAATCACGGCCCACGCCCGAGGCGCCGTCGAGGTGGATCCTCGAGTGGACACCATCTTCGAGATCGGGGGCCAGGATTCCAAATACATCTCGGTACGGGACACGCACCCGTTGGATTTCGACATGAACAAGGTGTGCGCCGCCGGCACCGGGAGTTTTCTCCACGAATTGGCCAATAAGAACCGCATCAATATTGTGGCGGAGTTTCAAGATCTGGCCCTTTCTTCCGAACACCCGATTCAGCTTGCCGACCGCTGCACCGTGTTCATGGAATCGGATCTGGTGTCCTACGCACAAAAAGGGGCATCCAAAAAAGATCTGATCGCCGGACTTTCCTATTCGATCGTGTACAATTACCTGAACCGCGTGGTCGGAAAACGGCCGGTGGGAAATCGTGTCATGTTTTTGGGCGGGCCTTCCTTGAACAAGGCCGTGGTGGCCGCGTTCGAGGGGGTTTTGGGAAAAGGACTGGTCACTCCGAAACACCGGGAGGTTATGGGCGCCTTCGGGGCCGCCCTCATTGCCAAGGATCGCATGGCGAGGGCGCCTTACGAAACCCGATTTCGCAGTCTCGAGGAGATTATCGAGGACCGGCTCACTCATGCCGAGCGGGTATGCACCGTAGATCCCAATTGCCACAACCAATGCAAACTCAAGATCTATTCGTTCAGCGGCCGGAAAAGCGTCTGGGGTGGGGAGTGCGGCCGGTACGAAGCATCTCATTCGGATCTGAAAAAAACGGACAACTATTTCGCCCTCAGATCCGAGATTTTTCACCGGCATCTCGCCGAATCGACCACGTTGCTGAAACAGGGGGACACGGAGCCGACGGATTCGGGCCTTCCCACCGTGGGCATGCAGCAAGCCCTGTTCTTTTTCTCCCATGGCGTCTTTTGGACACATTTTTTTGATCGCATGGGTTTCAACGTGGTGGTGAGCCCGCCCACGGATTACGCGATCTCCCGCATGGGAATCGAGTCCATGAGTACGGAAACGTGCTATCCTATCAAGGTGTCTCACGGCCACGTCAAGAGACTATCCGATCAGGTGGATTACCTGTTTCTGCCGAATATGATCAACATGCGGACACCCCGGCCCGAAGAAGGGGGGTACTTTTGTCCGCTCGTGGAGGGAAACAATTTCATGATTCGAGCCGCCCTCGGGTTGGACGAGAGCAAAGTGCTCGCGCCATCGGTTCACTTCAAATACGAAGACCGCCGCACCATCGACGACCTCTTCGTCCAAATGAAGGACAAGCTGGGGTGCACCAGGAAACAGGTGAGGGAGGCGTACTATTCGGCTCAGGAAGTCCAGTCGCGCTTCGAAGACGCTCTGCGGTCCGAGGGAGAGAAGATCCGGTCCGCCATCGAACCGGGCGACCTGGTGATCGTGGTCACCGGAAGGCCGTATAATCTATATGACGAGCGGCTGAACCTCAAGCTGGGTCAGAACTTGTCCAAGATCGGCATGAAAGGCATCCCCATGGATTTCTGCGATTCGGATGTAATCGATCTTTCCGATTTTCCGGATATGTATTGGGGCCTGGGGGCGCGCGTTCTGAAGACCGCCCGCATGATCGCGAGAAAGCCGGACTGGTTCGGGCTGCATCTGACCAATTTCAGTTGCGGGGCCGATTCGTTTATCGAGCATTTCTATAAGTACTTGATGGGTTCCAAGCCCTACCTCATTTTGGAACTGGACGAACACAGCGCCGTGGCCGGAGTGCGGACGCGCATCGAAGCCTTCAAGAATGTGATTCAAAACGTATTGGCGGGGCAAAGCGAAAGCGGGCGCCGAATCGTTGCAGCCCGTTCATGAGTATGGAATAGAAGATTCGAGGGGAACCCTTTGAAAAGGGTTTTCCTCGAACTCCCTTCCCAAACGACTTGAGCGCGTTTTGGGTGCTTCGCTCCCAAAACGGCTGCCAGATGAAGCGCGCATGAGGGGCGGGGAGGTCTCCAGCCCTCGGGTCGCCGGAGGCGAAGTTCGATCCTCCGAGTAAGAGCAGGATTTAAACAGATAGGGTGAGTGGATGGAACATATGCGTCAGGAACGGGACTTTACCATATTCCACAATCGCGTGGGCAACTTCAACGTGGGGGGGAAGACGCTGCTGGTGCCGGAAATGAACCCGTTGAGTTCGCATCTGTTGTCCGGCGTTTTTCAGAGTCATGGTGTCCCGGCCGTGGTGATGCCCACGTATGACGGCTTGGCGTACGGCAAGGAGTACACGTCGGGCAAAGAGTGCTTCCCGTGCCAGATAACCTTCGGCGATGTGCTTCACTATCTTAACGCGGAGAAGGAGCGTCTGGGGGAAAGCTTTGACGCAGGAAACTATGTGTATTTTATGCCGGACACGGACGGTCCATGCCGTTTCGGCATGTACAACAAATTCCAGCGCATGGTACTGGATACGCTGGCCGAGTTCAAAGACGTCCGGATCGCCAGCCTGTCCACCAAGAACGCGTACATGATCGGGGACCTGATCGATGCGTCGCGGAGCCCCCTACGAACGTATACCGGGTGCGGCCGGTGAGCTGGTCCGGCGGGGCCACCAACGGCTCATCGGACTGTTTCGAACGCACAGCAGAGACCTTGAATTTGAACCCGTTTTCAAGGCATTGGACGAAATCCTTCTGGAAGCCGGAGATCTCGTGGATCCGGCTATCCCACAAAAACCGTTGATCGGCATCGTGGGCGAGATTTACGTTCGATCGCACGTTCGCTCGAACCAGCACCTCATCGAAATGCTCGAACAGTATGGCGCCGAAGTCGTGAACGCGAGCCTGGCCGAGTGGGTCAACTACACCACGTACGACAAATTACGCACGGACCGGAAGGCCTTTTCTTTCCATTTGCGCCGCATGGACGTGAACGGTATGAGAGATTCGTTGAAGCGTCTGGCCGGATGGACGGGAGACGCCTTCTACCAGAATTACCGGCACCGGCAATTGTACAAAAGGGTCCGAAAAATCTTTGATGTGCGGCCGGATCATGATATTGGTATAATGGAAAAAAAGCTTGTCGATACGGGTCACTTCAGCTTTGATATAGGTGGGGAAGCGTGTCTGAGCATTGCCGGGGCCATGGAGTATATGGAGCATGGCTATGACGGCGTGGTTAACGTGTTTCCGTTCACGTGCATGCCAAGCACCATGACGTCCGCCATACTGAAACCACTGTTCAGCAACCGGAGGTTCCCCTATATGGACGCGCCGTACGACGGGACGTTTCAGCCGGGCAGGGAGACCTCCGTCCGAACGTTCATGTATCAGGCCCAACAGTATCAGGCCCGAAAACAGAGAAAGAAGGGCGGCTATTGACACCGGCCGGCCGTGATTTTCTGTACGTATTTACAGGGTAGCTTAGGGAATGCCGTAATAACGGGATGAACCTCGGACTTACCTCCCAAATTTTTCGAGTTCGGTCAGGGCGCGCTGCACCCGAGGTGCCGGCAGGATCGGCCGCGCTGCTCCGGTGTGTAACGTTCGCCTTCGAACTCGCGCCGCCATGAACGCGTATGGCTACTAGTGGGAATGGAATATGGCGAAGAAGATGCTGATTAATGCGATAGATCCGGAAGAATTCCGGGTCGCCGTTGTCGAGAACGGCATTTTGGAGGAGTTTTATTCCGAAAGCTCCTCGACCGAACAGTTAAAAGGAAATATTTACAAGGCGAAAATTTCCAACATCGA
This region includes:
- a CDS encoding CoA activase, which codes for MGTSAPLDVHIGLDLGSVSVNAAVVDEQGRIVYEAPYRRHFGRVYSIALELLRDLFERFGPGIRSTSFTGNHGQVLANLARLPYEFETIAQVEGCVHVMPGVKSIISMGGQETALFQLEYLGSEWELRDFNMNGPCASGTGSFIDQQAERLASSMYQEQADWNPERIEAVLKDFIALGLKADAPSQVACRCTVFTKSDMIHLQNKGESLENIIAGLHEGNSANYISTIVSSRDVETPMAFIGGMAKNQLQVNAFRAYYPDVLVPPYAASLGALGVALLAGKRGQSNGLDLARIEEAIDTQQKTFPYARALELKKTRFPEDNRITHMFSSTSTTDVFLGIDVGSTTTKYALIDTSNRIVLKRYVQTRGKPIQVTQDLLKTVLEEAGPYVRIVGAATTGSGRNVVGDFTNADVIIDEITAHARGAVEVDPRVDTIFEIGGQDSKYISVRDTHPLDFDMNKVCAAGTGSFLHELANKNRINIVAEFQDLALSSEHPIQLADRCTVFMESDLVSYAQKGASKKDLIAGLSYSIVYNYLNRVVGKRPVGNRVMFLGGPSLNKAVVAAFEGVLGKGLVTPKHREVMGAFGAALIAKDRMARAPYETRFRSLEEIIEDRLTHAERVCTVDPNCHNQCKLKIYSFSGRKSVWGGECGRYEASHSDLKKTDNYFALRSEIFHRHLAESTTLLKQGDTEPTDSGLPTVGMQQALFFFSHGVFWTHFFDRMGFNVVVSPPTDYAISRMGIESMSTETCYPIKVSHGHVKRLSDQVDYLFLPNMINMRTPRPEEGGYFCPLVEGNNFMIRAALGLDESKVLAPSVHFKYEDRRTIDDLFVQMKDKLGCTRKQVREAYYSAQEVQSRFEDALRSEGEKIRSAIEPGDLVIVVTGRPYNLYDERLNLKLGQNLSKIGMKGIPMDFCDSDVIDLSDFPDMYWGLGARVLKTARMIARKPDWFGLHLTNFSCGADSFIEHFYKYLMGSKPYLILELDEHSAVAGVRTRIEAFKNVIQNVLAGQSESGRRIVAARS